One Parcubacteria group bacterium DNA window includes the following coding sequences:
- a CDS encoding class I SAM-dependent methyltransferase: MKTFPESKLAHKYLDGLVGLEIGGSIHNPFGLNTKNVDYSASDKTTFKKEEYDMRGDFLPVDVVAFGDNIPVADESQDFVVSSHVLEHFPDPIKALKEWYRIVKKGGYIFMIVPHKERTFDKDEKRTTLNELLERHNNAKYDKEPSMSGHYSHWITEDIIELVKNINLDWQVVDFQDADDKVGNGFTVVIKKMKPDLKMQKTIERKLEKLKRKGKISRIAGKIITKNPAKLLGNSWREYKRSGTKGIVKRMLQ, encoded by the coding sequence ATGAAAACATTTCCGGAAAGCAAATTGGCGCACAAATATTTGGATGGGCTTGTCGGTCTTGAGATTGGCGGGTCGATTCATAATCCTTTCGGTTTGAATACGAAAAATGTTGACTATTCTGCTTCTGACAAAACCACTTTCAAAAAAGAGGAATATGATATGCGTGGGGATTTTCTTCCGGTTGATGTCGTAGCTTTTGGAGACAACATTCCCGTTGCCGATGAATCGCAGGATTTTGTTGTGAGTTCTCATGTTTTGGAACATTTTCCTGATCCGATAAAAGCACTCAAGGAATGGTATCGGATAGTCAAAAAAGGTGGATATATCTTTATGATTGTTCCTCACAAGGAAAGAACTTTCGACAAAGATGAGAAAAGAACCACGCTCAATGAACTGCTCGAAAGGCACAATAATGCAAAGTACGACAAAGAGCCGTCGATGTCGGGACATTATTCTCATTGGATAACGGAGGATATTATTGAGCTGGTGAAAAATATTAATTTGGATTGGCAAGTGGTTGATTTTCAAGATGCCGATGACAAAGTGGGAAACGGTTTTACGGTAGTTATCAAAAAAATGAAGCCTGATTTGAAAATGCAAAAAACTATCGAACGAAAATTAGAAAAATTGAAAAGAAAAGGAAAAATTTCACGCATTGCAGGAAAAATAATCACAAAAAACCCGGCGAAATTGCTGGGAAATTCATGGCGGGAGTACAAGCGCAGCGGGACGAAAGGAATTGTCAAAAGGATGCTGCAATAG